A part of Carassius auratus strain Wakin unplaced genomic scaffold, ASM336829v1 scaf_tig00216561, whole genome shotgun sequence genomic DNA contains:
- the LOC113098460 gene encoding von Willebrand factor A domain-containing protein 5A-like isoform X6, which translates to MVNCCDLVSEKNEPVPLKSISVELQVRDHVASVSSCLQYVNEEERPLEAVFVFPLPADAAVCHFSARIGEQEIVAEVQDKQSARDQYDDAVSSGQQAFLLEESEESSDVFKLSVGCLSPGQKASITIVYIIELSVQADDALRFCLPAVLNPRYTPAVSAAGVPEVSSASVIPYTLSLSVEVRSSDRISKLESSCPLDPLEFLDAQHTHATVNLTAGHRFDKDVELFLYYENSHQPSAVVEAGASAAPSGSLMGDPALMISLYPEFPADVMSSLASRGEFIFVVDRSGSMDCKMHHGNDAQMRIESARDTLLLLLKSLPMGCYFNIYGFGSHFESFFPQSVVYSEDTMEEALKRVKSMSADMGGTEILQPLKHIYSQPCYPDHPRQLFIFTDGEVWNTKEVLDLVKRHVYSHRCFSFGIGEGASTALITGMAREGSGHAQFITGTDRMQPKVMQSLRFALQPAVDNISVDWTVPEGVKVDMLSSSINTLFQGQRALIYAQIKGQSSGKKEGAVTVKYKLKDQPVTNQLQFTLQPTEDTGLTIHRLAARSVIRSLELEERAEGADAENVRKRIVELSVQAGVSSAHTAFIGINKDHNQTVKGPLLQRRVPVAHMLQMSMMQCQPMGMCGMVVQRARPMALQMDFDSTMHYSMASSNSMIESDDESDQKAEPLKDPVLQLVSLQKATGCWELNASLAAVFGKTEDEVTNQKTAQVDGSVWATVLALIWLYAFKSDQQVEWQFVAMKAASWVRSQKPDSLSQCVCDGNALLGCQVTEDMLGI; encoded by the exons ATGGTGAACTGCTGTGATCTCGTGTCTGAAAAAAATGAACCAG TTCCTCTGAAGAGTATCTCGGTGGAGCTGCAGGTCCGGGATCACGTGGCCTCCGTCAGCTCCTGTCTGCAGTATGTGAACGAGGAGGAGCGTCCGCTGGAGGCCGTGTTCGTCTTCCCGCTGCCCGCCGACGCCGCGGTCTGTCACTTCAGCGCCAGGATCGGAGAGCAGGAGATTGTGGCCGAGGTGCAGGACAAACAGAGT GCGCGGGATCAGTATGATGATGCTGTGAGCTCGGGCCAGCAGGCGTTTCTGCTGGAAGAGAGCGAGGAGAGTTCAGATGTGTTCAAACTGAGTGTGGGCTGTTTGTCTCCGGGTCAGAAGGCCTCCATCACCATCGTCTACATCATCGAGCTCAGTGTCCAGGCCGATGACGCGCTGCGCTTCTGTCTGCCCGCTGTACTCAACCCACGATACACACCTGCAG TTTCAGCGGCTGGTGTTCCAGAAGTTTCCTCAGCATCAGTTATTCCTTACACTCTGTCTCTGAGTGTTGAAGTGAGATCTTCAGACCGTATCTCCAAACTCGAGTCCAGCTGCCCTCTGGATCCTCTGGAGTTCCTCGACGCGCAACACACTCATGCCAcg gtgaatCTGACTGCTGGTCACCGGTTCGATAAGGATGTGGAGCTGTTTCTGTATTATGAAAATTCCCATCAGCCCTCTGCTGTCGTGGAGGCAGGAGCGTCTGCGGCTCCGTCAG GTTCTCTGATGGGCGACCCAGCGCTCATGATCAGTCTGTACCCAGAGTTCCCTGCAGATGTGATGTCATCACTGGCGTCTCGGGGCGAATTCATTTTTGTAGTTGACAGGTCAGGCAGTATGGACTGCAAGATGCATCATGGGAATGACGCACAGATGCGCATCGAAAGTGCAAGA GacacgctgctgctgctgctgaagagTTTGCCCATGGGATGCTACTTCAACATCTACGGATTCGGATCTCACTTTGAGTCCTTCTTTCC TCAGAGTGTTGTGTACAGCGAGGACACGATGGAAGAGGCTCTGAAGAGAGTGAAGAGCATGAGCGCAGACATGGGCGGCACAGAGATCCTACAGCCGCTTAAACACATCTACAGTCAGCCCTGTTACCCAGATCACCCTCGACAG cTGTTCATCTTCACTGATGGAGAGGTGTGGAACACTAAGGAGGTGCTGGATCTGGTGAAGAGGCACGTTTACTCTCACAG GTGTTTCTCCTTCGGGATCGGTGAGGGTGCGAGTACGGCTCTCATCACAGGAATGGCCAGAGAAGGTTCTGGTCACGCTCAGTTCATCACAGGCACTGACCGCATGCAGCCCAAA GTGATGCAGTCGCTCAGGTTTGCTCTCCAGCCGGCCGTGGATAATATCTCTGTGGACTGGACCGTTCCCGAGGGTGTGAAGGTGGACATGCTGTCTTCATCCATCAATACTCTGTTCCAGGGTCAGAGAGCGCTCATCTACGCTCAGATTAAAGGACAG AGTTCAGGAAAGAAGGAAGGCGCTGTGACCGTGAAATACAAGCTGAAAGATCAACCTGTGACTAACCAGCTTCAGTTTACCTTACAACCAACGGAGGACACAGg ACTGACGATCCACCGGCTGGCAGCCCGGTCTGTGATCCGCTCTCTGGAGCTGGAGGAACGAGCCGAAGGAGCAGACGCAGAGAACGTCAGGAAAAGGATTGTGGAGCTCAGTGTTCAGGCAGGAGTGAGCAGTGCTCATACAGCCTTCATCGGCATTAATAAAGACCACAATCAGACAGTGAAAGGACCGCTGCTGCAGAGGAGAGTGCCAGTAGCAC ATATGCTTCAGATGTCTATGATGCAATGTCAACCTATGGGAATGTGTG GAATGGTTGTCCAAAGGGCACGGC CAATGGCTCTTCAAATGGATTTTGATTCTACAATGC actattCCATGGCCTCGTCCAACTCAATGATTGAAAGTGATGATGAGTCAGATCAGA AAGCTGAGCCCCTGAAGGACCCTGTGCTCCAGCTGGTTTCTCTTCAGAAGGCCACGGGATGCTGGGAGCTCAACGCCTCATTGGCTGCTGTGTTTGGGAAGACAGAGGACGAAGTGACCAATCAGAAAACAGCACAG GTGGACGGGTCAGTGTGGGCCACCGTCCTCGCTCTCATCTGGTTATATGCATTTAAATCAGATCAGCAGGTGGAGTGGCAGTTTGTGGCCATGAAGGCGGCGTCATGGGTCCGCTCTCAGAAAC cagacagcctgtctcagtgtgtgtgtgatgggaacGCTCTGTTGGGGTGTCAGGTGACTGAAGACATGCTGGGAATCTGA